In Oreochromis niloticus isolate F11D_XX linkage group LG18, O_niloticus_UMD_NMBU, whole genome shotgun sequence, one genomic interval encodes:
- the LOC100704934 gene encoding cadherin-7 isoform X3, with translation MFIKTTQEESAVLGPSHLTPPSLLMRRSLTPPPPQRERRLCNRQRAAERERASELLLVSTSFINYQSSSSDAIAVNNLQIHRGLSDQQLEAAPATDIFLLGTPVPSEMNFLHLPSMLTVIILSLWEKSGCGAMTLNSVALPQVSRRARGGGAGVYSTQSRQRRSWVWNQFFVLEEYTGDEPLYIGKLHSDLDKGDGQVRYVLSGEGAMSIFSIDEDTGDIHTTKRLDREQQAYYTLRAQARDRNTNLPLEPESQFIIKVQDINDNEPKFLDGPYVARVAERSPVGTSVVTVVATDVDDPTYGNSAHLVYSILQGQPYFSVEPKSGVVRTALPDMDRELRDHYLLVIQAKDMIGQMGGLSGTTTVTVMLTDVNDNPPRFPRKSYQFSVPESTLVSAVVAKIKALDADAGPNAEMDYRILDGDGLGTFRMLTDPHTQEGLVILIKTLDFETKTRYTLRVEASNRYMDTRFLSAGPFSDVATVRLQVEDVNEPPCFSPRVSQMAVSEAAPVGTEVGSVSAHDPDALNCPIRYAIDRKSDVENYFDIDRQSGVIRTSRRLDRELSALHNITVLATESLDHSQVGKAVVLVSVTDVNDNAPSFPVEYQTFICENAQPGQIIETLSAVDLDEPKNGHHFLFSLAAKAAWNLSFILRDNNDNTASVLTRRAGFLQRERPLYFLPVVISDRGTPPLSSTSTLTVSVCKCDLHGNRRSCIQEMSPLLLPKGLSLAAVVLLTCLLTLLGVAMVTGAIRRRRKEPPIIDDERDVRENIVCYDDEGGGEEDTEAFDMFTLRHLNETKRSNHATAAEPPPSRKDKHQLFQEFIKDQLREANLDMTAPPFDSVQTYAFEGSGSAAVSLSSFSSLTSLESEQSYHFLSEWGPKFRKLAELYRDREGGGAS, from the exons ATGTTCATTAAAACAACACAGGAAGAATCTGCCGTCCTCGGTCCAAGTCATTTgactcctccctccctcctgaTGAGGCGGAGCCTAACACCCCCTCCTCCTCAAAGGGAGCGGCGTTTGTGTAACAGACAGAGAgcggcagagagggagagagcatcggagctgctgctggtttcaACCTCTTTCATCAATTATCAGTCATCATCATCTGATGCGATTGCTGTCAATAACCTACAGatccacaggggactgtccgaTCAGCAGCTGGAAG CAGCTCCTGCGACTGACATCTTTTTGCTGGGCACGCCTGTTCCCTCAGAGATGAACTTTCTGCATCTCCCGAGCATGCTCACTGTGATCATCCTTTCCCTGTGGGAGAAGTCCGGCTGTGGGGCAATGACGCTGAACTCCGTGGCCCTCCCTCAGGTGTCAAGAAGAGCACGAGGAGGGGGAGCGGGTGTCTACTCCACCCAGAGCAGGCAGAGGAGGAGCTGGGTGTGGAACCAGTTCTTCGTCCTGGAGGAGTACACCGGAGACGAGCCACTCTACATCGGAAAG CTCCACTCTGACCTGGATAAAGGTGACGGACAGGTGAGGTACGTCCTGAGCGGCGAAGGAGCGATGTCCATCTTCTCCATTGATGAGGACACCGGAGACATACACACCACCAAAAGGTTGGATCGGGAACAGCAGGCGTACTACACACTGAGAGCTCAGGCTCGAGACCGGAATACCAACCTGCCGCTCGAACCTGAGTCCCAGTTCATCATCAAGGTCCAGGACATCAACGACAACGAGCCCAAGTTCCTGGACGGACCGTATGTGGCCCGGGTGGCTGAGAGGTCACCTGTAG GTACGTCTGTGGTGACTGTGGTGGCAACAGACGTCGATGATCCAACCTATGGAAACTCCGCCCACCtggtttacagcatcctgcaggGGCAACCATATTTCTCTGTGGAGCCAAAGTCAG GTGTGGTGCGGACAGCCCTGCCTGACATGGACCGGGAGCTGCGGGACCATTACCTGCTGGTCATCCAGGCCAAAGACATGATTGGTCAGATGGGAGGTCTGTCAGGAACCACAACGGTCACCGTGATGCTGACTGATGTCAACGACAACCCACCTCGCTTCCCCCGCA AGAGTTACCAGTTCAGCGTCCCAGAATCCACACTGGTGTCAGCGGTGGTCGCGAAAATCAAAGCTCTGGATGCGGACGCTGGTCCAAACGCTGAGATGGACTACAGGATCCTGGACGGGGATGGACTGGGAACCTTCAGGATGCTCACAGACCCCCACACACAGGAAGGACTGGTCATCCTGATCAAG ACTCTGGACTTTGAGACCAAGACCAGGTACACTTTACGCGTCGAGGCGTCCAATCGCTACATGGACACCCGCTTCCTGTCAGCTGGGCCATTCAGCGACGTGGCGACAGTTCGGCTGCAGGTGGAGGACGTGAACGAGCCTCCGTGTTTTTCCCCCCGCGTCAGCCAGATGGCGGTTTCAGAGGCAGCGCCGGTGGGAACTGAGGTGGGATCGGTTTCAGCTCACGACCCTGACGCCTTGAATTGTCCCATCAG GTACGCCATCGACCGGAAGTCGGATGTGGAGAATTACTTCGACATTGACAGACAATCAGGCGTGATCCGGACGAGCAGACGTCTGGACAGAGAGCTCAGCGCTCTGCACAACATCACCGTGCTCGCCACAGAGAGCT TGGATCACTCTCAGGTAGGCAAAGCCGTGGTTCTGGTCTCTGTGACAGACGTCAATGACAACGCTCCAAGCTTTCCCGTCGAGTACCAGACATTCATCTGTGAGAACGCCCAGCCGGGACAG ATCATTGAGACGCTGAGTGCTGTGGATTTGGATGAACCCAAGAAtggacatcacttcctgttttctttggCTGCCAAGGCTGCCTGGAACCTCAGCTTCATCCTGAGAGACAACAACG ACAACACCGCGTCTGTCCTGACACGGCGGGCCGGGTTCCTGCAGCGGGAGCGGCCGCTTTATTTCCTGCCAGTGGTGATCTCAGACCGCGGGACTCCGCCTCTCAGCAGTACCAGCACGCTGACCGTCAGCGTATGCAAGTGCGATCTCCATGGAAACCGCCGGAGCTGCATCCAGGAGATGTCACCGCTGCTGCTGCCAAAAGGCCTCAGCCTCGCCGCTGTTgtcctcctcacctgtctccTCACACTGCTGG GTGTCGCTATGGTAACAGGTGCCATCAGACGCAGAAGGAAGGAGCCTCCGATTATTGACGATGAGCGAGATGTTCGTGAGAATATTGTTTGTTATGACGATGAGGGCGGTGGCGAGGAGGACACCGAAGCCTTCGACATGTTCACGCTGAGACACCTGAACGAGACCAAACGGAGCAACCACGCCACCGCCGCTGAGCCCCCGCCATCCAGGAAAGATAAACACCAACTGTTCCAGGAGTTTATCAAGGACCAGCTCCGGGAGGCCAACCTGGACATGACGGCACCACCCTTTGACTCTGTGCAGACGTACGCTTTTGAGGGTAGCGGGTCAGCTGCTGTGTCGCTGAGCTCGTTTAGCTCGTTAACCTCGCTGGAGTCGGAGCAGAGCTACCACTTCCTGAGTGAGTGGGGGCCAAAGTTTCGGAAGCTTGCAGAACTCTACAGAGACCGCGAGGGAGGTGGTGCCTCATAG
- the LOC100704934 gene encoding cadherin-7 isoform X5, translating to MFIKTTQEESAVLGPSHLTPPSLLMRRSLTPPPPQRERRLCNRQRAAERERASELLLVSTSFINYQSSSSDAIAVNNLQIHRGLSDQQLEAAPATDIFLLGTPVPSEMNFLHLPSMLTVIILSLWEKSGCGAMTLNSVALPQVSRRARGGGAGVYSTQSRQRRSWVWNQFFVLEEYTGDEPLYIGKLHSDLDKGDGQVRYVLSGEGAMSIFSIDEDTGDIHTTKRLDREQQAYYTLRAQARDRNTNLPLEPESQFIIKVQDINDNEPKFLDGPYVARVAERSPVGTSVVTVVATDVDDPTYGNSAHLVYSILQGQPYFSVEPKSGVVRTALPDMDRELRDHYLLVIQAKDMIGQMGGLSGTTTVTVMLTDVNDNPPRFPRKSYQFSVPESTLVSAVVAKIKALDADAGPNAEMDYRILDGDGLGTFRMLTDPHTQEGLVILIKTLDFETKTRYTLRVEASNRYMDTRFLSAGPFSDVATVRLQVEDVNEPPCFSPRVSQMAVSEAAPVGTEVGSVSAHDPDALNCPIRYAIDRKSDVENYFDIDRQSGVIRTSRRLDRELSALHNITVLATESLDHSQVGKAVVLVSVTDVNDNAPSFPVEYQTFICENAQPGQVRLTCGLQTGIHRKIIETLSAVDLDEPKNGHHFLFSLAAKAAWNLSFILRDNNGVAMVTGAIRRRRKEPPIIDDERDVRENIVCYDDEGGGEEDTEAFDMFTLRHLNETKRSNHATAAEPPPSRKDKHQLFQEFIKDQLREANLDMTAPPFDSVQTYAFEGSGSAAVSLSSFSSLTSLESEQSYHFLSEWGPKFRKLAELYRDREGGGAS from the exons ATGTTCATTAAAACAACACAGGAAGAATCTGCCGTCCTCGGTCCAAGTCATTTgactcctccctccctcctgaTGAGGCGGAGCCTAACACCCCCTCCTCCTCAAAGGGAGCGGCGTTTGTGTAACAGACAGAGAgcggcagagagggagagagcatcggagctgctgctggtttcaACCTCTTTCATCAATTATCAGTCATCATCATCTGATGCGATTGCTGTCAATAACCTACAGatccacaggggactgtccgaTCAGCAGCTGGAAG CAGCTCCTGCGACTGACATCTTTTTGCTGGGCACGCCTGTTCCCTCAGAGATGAACTTTCTGCATCTCCCGAGCATGCTCACTGTGATCATCCTTTCCCTGTGGGAGAAGTCCGGCTGTGGGGCAATGACGCTGAACTCCGTGGCCCTCCCTCAGGTGTCAAGAAGAGCACGAGGAGGGGGAGCGGGTGTCTACTCCACCCAGAGCAGGCAGAGGAGGAGCTGGGTGTGGAACCAGTTCTTCGTCCTGGAGGAGTACACCGGAGACGAGCCACTCTACATCGGAAAG CTCCACTCTGACCTGGATAAAGGTGACGGACAGGTGAGGTACGTCCTGAGCGGCGAAGGAGCGATGTCCATCTTCTCCATTGATGAGGACACCGGAGACATACACACCACCAAAAGGTTGGATCGGGAACAGCAGGCGTACTACACACTGAGAGCTCAGGCTCGAGACCGGAATACCAACCTGCCGCTCGAACCTGAGTCCCAGTTCATCATCAAGGTCCAGGACATCAACGACAACGAGCCCAAGTTCCTGGACGGACCGTATGTGGCCCGGGTGGCTGAGAGGTCACCTGTAG GTACGTCTGTGGTGACTGTGGTGGCAACAGACGTCGATGATCCAACCTATGGAAACTCCGCCCACCtggtttacagcatcctgcaggGGCAACCATATTTCTCTGTGGAGCCAAAGTCAG GTGTGGTGCGGACAGCCCTGCCTGACATGGACCGGGAGCTGCGGGACCATTACCTGCTGGTCATCCAGGCCAAAGACATGATTGGTCAGATGGGAGGTCTGTCAGGAACCACAACGGTCACCGTGATGCTGACTGATGTCAACGACAACCCACCTCGCTTCCCCCGCA AGAGTTACCAGTTCAGCGTCCCAGAATCCACACTGGTGTCAGCGGTGGTCGCGAAAATCAAAGCTCTGGATGCGGACGCTGGTCCAAACGCTGAGATGGACTACAGGATCCTGGACGGGGATGGACTGGGAACCTTCAGGATGCTCACAGACCCCCACACACAGGAAGGACTGGTCATCCTGATCAAG ACTCTGGACTTTGAGACCAAGACCAGGTACACTTTACGCGTCGAGGCGTCCAATCGCTACATGGACACCCGCTTCCTGTCAGCTGGGCCATTCAGCGACGTGGCGACAGTTCGGCTGCAGGTGGAGGACGTGAACGAGCCTCCGTGTTTTTCCCCCCGCGTCAGCCAGATGGCGGTTTCAGAGGCAGCGCCGGTGGGAACTGAGGTGGGATCGGTTTCAGCTCACGACCCTGACGCCTTGAATTGTCCCATCAG GTACGCCATCGACCGGAAGTCGGATGTGGAGAATTACTTCGACATTGACAGACAATCAGGCGTGATCCGGACGAGCAGACGTCTGGACAGAGAGCTCAGCGCTCTGCACAACATCACCGTGCTCGCCACAGAGAGCT TGGATCACTCTCAGGTAGGCAAAGCCGTGGTTCTGGTCTCTGTGACAGACGTCAATGACAACGCTCCAAGCTTTCCCGTCGAGTACCAGACATTCATCTGTGAGAACGCCCAGCCGGGACAGGTGAGGCTCACCTGTGGCTTACAGACAGGCATTCACAGAAAG ATCATTGAGACGCTGAGTGCTGTGGATTTGGATGAACCCAAGAAtggacatcacttcctgttttctttggCTGCCAAGGCTGCCTGGAACCTCAGCTTCATCCTGAGAGACAACAACG GTGTCGCTATGGTAACAGGTGCCATCAGACGCAGAAGGAAGGAGCCTCCGATTATTGACGATGAGCGAGATGTTCGTGAGAATATTGTTTGTTATGACGATGAGGGCGGTGGCGAGGAGGACACCGAAGCCTTCGACATGTTCACGCTGAGACACCTGAACGAGACCAAACGGAGCAACCACGCCACCGCCGCTGAGCCCCCGCCATCCAGGAAAGATAAACACCAACTGTTCCAGGAGTTTATCAAGGACCAGCTCCGGGAGGCCAACCTGGACATGACGGCACCACCCTTTGACTCTGTGCAGACGTACGCTTTTGAGGGTAGCGGGTCAGCTGCTGTGTCGCTGAGCTCGTTTAGCTCGTTAACCTCGCTGGAGTCGGAGCAGAGCTACCACTTCCTGAGTGAGTGGGGGCCAAAGTTTCGGAAGCTTGCAGAACTCTACAGAGACCGCGAGGGAGGTGGTGCCTCATAG